One window of Camelina sativa cultivar DH55 chromosome 4, Cs, whole genome shotgun sequence genomic DNA carries:
- the LOC104780512 gene encoding LOW QUALITY PROTEIN: F-box protein At3g47030-like (The sequence of the model RefSeq protein was modified relative to this genomic sequence to represent the inferred CDS: inserted 3 bases in 2 codons), translating into MFGILGFNAAMGKRQKKQVVSSPSKSPPREYKKEIPADVLIDIFSRLPVKDVARCRCVSKLWSCVLRRRDFTQLYLKVSSIRPRLLFTFLYKGKRIFYSMPQDLDLDQDYPIVYPHYQMHFLKGLGSSADVCPSILGFTCTKSRKPMICSPSTGEYISLPVATTKRNLSRPYFGYDPIGKVFKVLSVSDDYVYRVSTLGTGVVTWKRVECLIPHQLLHTEVCIDGMLYYLAKRMGHSRXYMVVCFDVESERFKFXDVELPILGSALINYKGN; encoded by the exons aTGTTTGGGATTCTAGGGTTTAACGCCGCCATGGGAAAAAGGCAGAAGAAGCAAGTAGTTTCCAGCCCAAGCAAGTCCCCACCAAGAGAATACAAGAAGGAGATCCCAGCTGATGTCTTGATCGACATATTCTCAAGGTTGCCAGTGAAAGACGTCGCAAGGTGTCGTTGTGTGTCGAAGCTCTGGTCTTGCGTGCTTCGTCGTCGAGACTTCACCCAACTGTACCTGAAAGTGTCATCGATTCGTCCGCGTCTCTTATTCACCTTCCTATACAAGGGTAAGCGGATCTTTTACTCCATGCCTCAGGATCTAGATCTAGACCAAGACTACCCCATTGTATATCCCCATTACCAGATGCATTTCCTTAAAGGTTTGGGTTCTTCGGCTGATGTGTGTCCATCTATACTTGGTTTCACCTGTACCAAATCTAGGAAGCCGATGATCTGTAGCCCTAGCACAGGAGAGTACATATCTTTACCCGTAGCGACAACCAAGAGGAATCTGAGTAGACCCTATTTCGGGTATGATCCTATCGGCAAAGTCTTCAAGGTATTGAGCGTGTCTGATGATTATGTGTATCGAGTTTCAACATTAGGAACAGGTGTAGTGACCTGGAAAAGGGTCGAATGTTTGATACCGCATCAACTGTTACATACTGAGGTATGCATTGATGGGATGTTATATTATTTAGCTAAGCGCATGGGCCATTCCAG TTATATGGTCGTATGCTTTGATGTTGAATCAGAGAGGTTCAAGT TAGATGTTGAGTTACCAATTTTGGGTTCAGCTCTCATAAACTACAAAGGTAACTAG